The following DNA comes from Romeriopsis navalis LEGE 11480.
GTCCACCCTCAATGAGTGGGAATTTTCAGCGGCCAGCAAGGATGGAAAACGTAGTCCGATCGTAGTTAAGGTCAATGGGCGATTTCACAGTAGCGGCTCTTCAACCATTCGGCACGCGATCGAAGCGGGATTGGGGATTGGGTTTGTTCCTTGCTGGCTATTTGGCGGGGTAATTCCAGATGATTTACAGGTAATACTCCAAGACTATCAACCCGAACCGATTCCGATTCGGGCAGTCTATCGGCGGGGGCGATTTGTACCCGGGAAAGTTCGGTGCTTTATTGAGTTTCTAACCAGTGAGTTTCAGCAAAACCAAATGCTATGTGGCTAGAGTCTGAATCATTTATGCGTTTTGCAATCGATCGAGCGTTTCCAACACTTCCTTGCTATGTAGGGCGGGATTGACACCAGTAAACTCCGATCGAATCACCCCTTCTGGGTCAATCACAAAGGTATGACGCACGGAGCGAATTCCGAGCCAGGAACCATAGGCCTTGCTGACGCTACCATCAGTATCGGCTAGCAGCGGAAATTTCAGCCCCTCAGAGTCACAGAATTCGGAGTGGGACTGAATATCATCAGCACTGATGCCCAAAACTTGGGTATTGCGATCCATATACTTCGGTAAATCTTCCTGGAACCGTCGCGCTTCAAGGGTACAACCGGGAGTGAAGTCAGCGGGATAGAAATAAGCAACCACCCATTGGCCTTTGTAGTCCGTGAGAGAAATATCACCTTCACCCGTATTCGTCGGCAGCGTAAAGGCCGGAGCCGGTTGGTCTAGGGTTGGGAGTGTCCCACCGAGCGCCAGCACGGGTTGCGTGAAAAAGAGCAAAAACGCGGCACAGAACGCTAGAACAGTGGGGATAAGGCAACGGAGCATAGGTTTTGCGGTGAGGAAAGATTCCTGTCAATGGTAACAAATTTCTTCATATCAACCACCCGTAGGAACGCATATCCCTCACCCAATCAACGCCCTCGATATTCGAGGATTGACCCAATATTGAGGCATCAGAAAGGGTAATCCTGGGATCAGGCTAATTACCAGAATCGCCACATACAGCGCAATACTCAACCCAAAAAGCGGTGGACCCCGCCAAGATTCGACTTGCATTATTGCAGGCACGGTGAAGCGTACCTGGAATTTGGCTAACAAGGATGCGTAATTCTGGATCAGTGGTGTCAACCCAAGATTTTTATTGACTTCAGAAACATTCTTTTGATGCAACAGGTAAATCAGCTGCTCGGAACTTTTCCTTTAGTTGATTAATGGTCAATGGTGGGGAATAACGATGAATCATAGCGTGACAGTTTGGACACACTGGTCGTAAATCGTTAATCGGATCAACTTGATATTCCTGAGCAATTTTAGAAATTGGGTGAAGATGATGCACATGAATGAAACCATCACCTCGTTCACCCAGCACACTACTGAATTGAAAACTACAAACACAACAACTTGCACCATAGTGTTCGATACATTTTCTGCGCGCTTGGGGATTGCGTTCATAGGCATTAACCTGAACTTGACTCACTGCACCTTCATAGAATTCTTCAGACGGATTAACTTCATCAGGAAAGTCCTTTAGGACGGAACATTGAGTGGAAGGTGATTTCAAACCTTTATTATTTTCCGATTCTTTCTGATTTTTAAGTACTTCCATCAACTCGGGGTGTAGTTCACACAGCCAATAAGATCTGTCACCTTCTGGTCGGAACCACTTCACCACAATCGTAGCTGGAGATGAAGAAATACTATATCCCAAATAATTCAAGATTTTCTTCCCGAGATTCCCATATGCACCATTAACCCCACCATGATTTTTATATCCAACTGCCGCCGCCAAATTTGGGCACGTAGCAGGTTTCTTGGTCTTCACCTGATACTGATAATGAAAATCAAGCAAACTTTTCTGTCCTTGTGTCAACTCGATATTGGCTAATGCCTCAGCATATTCTTGGGATGTAAAGTATTCCATAAACGACCTCTCCACAAACTCAGTTGATAGTGTTGAAATTGCAGTAGAGCACCTGAATATCACAACGCTACTAACATTGCTTGCTGTTTGATTAGGCTACTGCTCCAGTTGGCAAACAAAGCTCATGTCTCAAACATCACTACAGAGAAACTGAAGCGTATACTCTGCAATGATTCAGTTGAAAATTATAGTACACAAATTCAGTAAGCTGCTTATCAAACACACGAGCAATA
Coding sequences within:
- a CDS encoding peroxiredoxin; the protein is MLRCLIPTVLAFCAAFLLFFTQPVLALGGTLPTLDQPAPAFTLPTNTGEGDISLTDYKGQWVVAYFYPADFTPGCTLEARRFQEDLPKYMDRNTQVLGISADDIQSHSEFCDSEGLKFPLLADTDGSVSKAYGSWLGIRSVRHTFVIDPEGVIRSEFTGVNPALHSKEVLETLDRLQNA
- a CDS encoding HNH endonuclease, encoding MEYFTSQEYAEALANIELTQGQKSLLDFHYQYQVKTKKPATCPNLAAAVGYKNHGGVNGAYGNLGKKILNYLGYSISSSPATIVVKWFRPEGDRSYWLCELHPELMEVLKNQKESENNKGLKSPSTQCSVLKDFPDEVNPSEEFYEGAVSQVQVNAYERNPQARRKCIEHYGASCCVCSFQFSSVLGERGDGFIHVHHLHPISKIAQEYQVDPINDLRPVCPNCHAMIHRYSPPLTINQLKEKFRAADLPVASKECF